The proteins below are encoded in one region of Saccopteryx leptura isolate mSacLep1 chromosome 1, mSacLep1_pri_phased_curated, whole genome shotgun sequence:
- the LOC136388597 gene encoding olfactory receptor 5B2-like, with product MENRTEVTYFILLGLTHVLELQVPLFIMFTLIYLITVVGNLRTIVLILLDSRLHTPMYFFLSNLSLVDLCYSSAVTPKVMAGLLIGNKVISYNACAAQMFFFGAFVVVEFYLLSSMAYDRYAAVCKPLHYTTTMTTGVCVHLAIGSYIGGFLFASLFVADIFSLSFCKSNVVNHFFCDVLAVMVLSCSDTHISEVFIVFMSSFHVFFALLVILISYLFIFKTILKLHSAQGHQKALSTCTSHLTTISIFYGTVIFMYIQPGSRHSMDTDKMASVFYSMVIPMLNPLVYSLRNKEVKSAFKTLVEKAYFSKGLGF from the coding sequence ATGGAGAACAGGACAGAAGTGACATACTTCATCCTCCTTGGATTGACCCATGTCCTAGAACTACAGGTCCCCCTCTTTATCATGTTCACTCTCATTTATCTCATCACTGTGGTTGGGAACCTCAGGACAATTGTGCTGATTCTCTTGGACTCTCGTCTCCACACTCCCATGTACTTTTTCCTCAGTAACCTGTCTCTGGTGGATTTGTGTTACTCCTCAGCTGTCACTCCCAAAGTCATGGCTGGGTTACTTATAGGCAACAAAGTCATCTCCTACAATGCCTGTGCTGCTCAGATGTTCTTTTTTGGTGCCTTCGTCGTTGTGGAATTTTACCTGTTGTCCTCTATGGCCTATGACCGCTATGCAGCAGTGTGCAAACCCCTACATTACACCACCACCATGAcgacaggtgtgtgtgtgcatctggcCATAGGCTCCTACATTGGTGGTTTCTTATTTGCCTCCCTTTTTGTTGCAGATATATTCAGCCTTTCCTTTTGTAAGTCTAATGTGGTCAATCACTTTTTCTGTGATGTTCTAGCTGTCATGGTTCTCTCTTGTTCAGATACACACATAAGTGaggtatttattgtttttatgtctagttttcatgtcttttttgCTCTTCTGGTGATATTGATTTCTTATCTATTCATATTTAAAACCATCTTGAAGTTGCACTCAGCTCAAGGCCACCAGAAGGCTTTGTCCACCTGTACTTCTCACCTCACTACTATCTCCATCTTCTATGGGACTGTCATTTTCATGTACATACAGCCTGGTTCCAGACAttccatggacacagataaaatggCCTCTGTCTTCTATTCTATGGTCATCCCCATGCTGAACCCTCTGGTCTACAGCCTGAGAAACAAGGAGGTCAAGAGTGCATTTAAAACTCTTGTTGAAAAGGCATATTTTTCAAAGGGATTGGGTTTTTAA